Sequence from the Gemmatimonas sp. genome:
CGACGCCTGTGGTGAGGCCCACCTGAAAACGATTCTCGGGGTCGGTGAACTCGCCACGCTTACAAACGTGGCCCGCGCGAGTCAGGTGGCCATGATGGCTGGATCCGATTTCATCAAGACCAGCACCGGGAAGGAATCCAGCAACGCGACGCTGCCCGTGGGACTGGTGATGACGCGCATGATCCGCGACTTCGGCTCACGAACGGGATTCGAGGTAGGGTTCAAGCCCGCCGGCGGTATCCGTACAGCGAAGCAGGCGTTGGACTGGCTGATCCTCATGAAAGAGGAACTCGGTGATCGTTGGCTCCGTCCGCATCTCTTCCGCTTCGGGGCGAGCGGTCTGCTCACCGACGTCGAACGCCAGCTCGAACATTTCGTAACGGGTCGCTACGCCGCGGCCTATCGCCAACCCATGGTGTGATCCGCATGGCTACCACAACGACACCCACGGGCGGCACGGTCCGCGAAATCTTCGACGCCATGAGCTATGGTCCGGCGCCGGAAGGCGATGCCATCGTGCGCGCCTGGCTGGCCGGCCACCAGAACCGCTTCGGCCACTACATCGGCGGCGTTTTCACCGATGCGGCCGCCGACGAGTCGTTTGAGGTGCACGATCCGTCGTCGGGCGCCCTCCTCGCCCACGTCGCGCAAGGGAGTGCGCGGGATGTCGATGCCGCCGTGGCGGCCGCGCGTGCGGCGTTGCCGGGATGGCAGGCGCTCGACGACCACGCTCGCGCCCGTTGGATCTACGCCATTGCCCGCGGTATTCAGAAGCATGCGCGACATTTCGCCGTGCTCGAGTCGATCGACAACGGGAAGCCGATTCGCGAGACCCGGGACATCGACATCCCGCTGGTTGCGCGGCACTTCTCATATCACGCCGGCTGGGCGCAGCTGCTCTCGGCCGAATTCCCCGGCCAGCACGCGTACGGCGTCGTCGGACAGGTGATCCCCTGGAATTTTCCGCTGCTGATGCTCGCATGGAAAGTCGCGCCGGCGCTCGCCGCCGGAAACACGGTGGTCCTCAAACCCGCCGAGTTCACGCCGCTCACCGCGTTGCGCTTTGCGGAACTGATGCAGGAAATCGGCTTGCCGCCGGGCGTCTTCAATCTGGTCACCGGTGACGGCCGTACCGGTGCGGCGATGGTCGATCATCCCGACGTCGACAAGATCGCATTCACCGGCAGCACCGACGTCGGTCGCGCGATCCGCGTCGCGACCGCCGGATCGGGCAAGGGCCTTTCGCTCGAACTGGGTGGCAAAAGCCCCTTCGTCGTATTCGAAGACGCCGACCTCGATAGTGTGGTCGAAGGCGTGGTGGACGCGATCTGGTTCAATCAGGGACAGGTCTGCTGTGCCGGGTCGCGCCTGCTCGTGCAGGAAGGGGTCGCCGACCAGCTTATCGCAAAGCTACGCGATCGTATGGAACGGCTCCGGATCGGCGCGCCGCTCGACAAAGCCATCGATATGGGCGCGATCGTCGCCCCCGTGCAGCTCGAGCGCATCAAGCAACTCTGCGCGCAAGGCGTCGAAGAGGGCGCCACCTGCTGGCAGCCCTCTTGGGCTACGCCCGCCGAGGGCTCCTTCCATCCGCCCACGCTGTTTACGAACGTCGCGCCGTCGGCGACCATCGCGCAGGTCGAGATCTTCGGCCCGGTGCTGGTCAGCATGACGTTCCGAACGCCGGAAGAAGCCGTCGCGCTGGCGAACAACACGCCGTTCGGTCTCGCCGCCAGCGTGTGGAGTGAGAATATCAATCTCGCGCTCGACATCGCACCGAAGCTCAAGTGTGGCGTGGTGTGGATTAACAGCACCAATCTGTTCGACGCCGCGGCCGGCTTTGGCGGGTATCGCGAGTCTGGCTTCGGTCGCGAAGGTGGACGCGAGGGACTCGGCGAGTATCTGAAGCCGATACGCTCGCATGAGCCTGCGCCGTCGCCGGTCGATGACAGCGCCGCGCCGGTGGTGCTCGCCGAGAGTGACGACGTCGCTGACGCGGCGCTGACAGCATCGGCACTGCCCGCGATGGATCGGACGCCGAAAATGTTCATCGGCGGCAAGCAGGCACGGAGCGACTCCGGCTACTCGCGACGCATTCTGGGCGCCAACGGTCGCGTGGTGGGCGAGGTGGGCGACGGCAACCGTAAGGATCTGCGTAATGCCGTCGAAGCGGCGCACGCCGGTGCTGGATGGTCCAAGCTCACCGGCCACCAGCGGTCGCAGATTCTGTTTTACATCGCCGAAAACCTGTCGGCGCGCGAATTGGAATTCGCTGCACGGCTGTCCGCCATGACGGGCGCTTCCGCTGTCGATGCGATGCGCGAAGTCGAGGCCTCGATCTCCCGGCTGTTCACGTATGGGGCCTGGGCTGACAAGCACGATGGCGCGGTGCACGACGTGCCATTGCGTGGCGTGGCGTTGGCAATGCACGAACCCATCGGCGTTGTTGGTGTGGCGTGCCCCGACCCGTATCCGTTGCTCGGTCTCGTGTCCCTGATCGCCCCGCTGCTCGCCGCTGGTAATCGCGTGGTCGCGGTGCCGTCCGAACGATACCCGCTCTCGGCGACTGATTTTTATAGCGTGCTCGAAACGTCGGATGTGCCATCCGGGGTGGTCAATATCGTGACGGGTCCACGCGATGCGCTTGCCAAAGTGCTGGCGGAGCATGACGATGTCGAGGCCGTGTGGTACGTTGGATCACGAGCCGGAGCCACCGCCGTCGAGAAGGCGTCTGCCGCCAACTTGAAGCGCACCTGGACCGAATGGGACGGTCGCGAATGGCTGGATCCGCGGGTGGGCGAAGGCCGTGAGTTCCTGCGGCGTGCCGTGCAGGTCAAGAATATCTGGATTCCGTACGGCGAATAACACCGCGTCGTCACGCCGGAGCGCGCACTTCAACGCGCTCCGCTGACGCCGTGGCGACGCCATGACGTAGTGTGCAGTTCATGCGACCCAACTCCAACATCATGATCGAACTCCCGGCCTCTCCGGAGGCGTTCCGCGACGCTGCGTGGGACGACATCCTGCCGTATTACGAGCACCTGGCCACGATCCACCTCGAAGCGACAACGTCCGTTGTCGAATCGTGGTTGAGCACCTGGTCGCGCCTCGATACGCTGGTTGGCGAGGCCGGCACGCTCGCCATGATTGCATACACCGGCAACACCGCCGATACCGCGGCGGAAACCGCGTATCTGCGTTTCTCCATGGAGATCTTCCCGAAGCTGGAAGAGCAGGGCGTTCGCCTTGCCAAGCGGCTGCTCGATCTCGGTTGGTCGCGCGACGACTTGGAAACCACGATTCGACGCTTCCGCACCGACATCGAGATTTTCCGCGAGGCCAACGTCGCGCGGTTCTCGCAGATCGAGGAGTTGTCGGCTGGCTACCAGAAGATCACGGGTGGTCTGAGCGTCGATTGGGACGGCACACCGAAAACGATTCCGCAGCTGCAGCCGTACCTGAAGTCGGCTGACCGCGCGGAGCGCGAACGCGCGTTCCGCCTAGGCGCCGAGGCGTACATGGTGAAGCGCGACGAATTCGCCGATCTGTTCGACAGCATGTATGTGCTGCGCGACGCAGTCGCCAAGGAAGCCGGTTTCGCCGACTACCAGCGCTACTGCTTCGCCGCCAAGCATCGCTTTGACTACACGCCGGAAGACACCGCGCGCTTCCACGACGCGGTGAAGCAGACGGTCACACCGGCCGTGGCGCGTCTGATGGAGCATCGCCGCGAGTCACTCGGCGTCGCGGTCCTCCGCCCGTGGGATGTCACGGTCGACCTGAACGCCGACGAGCCGCTCAAGCCGTTCGCTGATGTGGAGACGTTTATCGATCGCGCGTCGAACATCTTCCAGCGCGTCGATCCCGAGTTGGGTGGGCAGTTCCGGATCATGGCCGATGAGAAGCTGCTTGATCTCGAGAGCCGGCCCGGTAAGGCTCCGGGTGGTTACTGCACCGATCTGTCGTTTCGTGGTCGCCCGTTCATCTTCATGAATGCCGTTGGCGTGCCCGACGACGTCCAGACGCTCGTGCACGAAGCGGGACATTGCTTCCATGACTTTGCCACGCATTCGCTGCCATTTACGTGGCAGCGGCGGACGGGCCACGAGGCAGCCGAGCTGGCGTCGATGAGCATGGAGTTGCTGGCCATGCCGTACTTCGTCGCGCCCGATGGCTATTACACGCCCGATGAGGCGCGTGTCGCATGGCTCGAGCATCTCGAGGACGTGCTGGGAAGCCTCGTGCACATCGCGAGCGTCGATGCGTTCCAGGCATGGATCTACACTGATCCCGCCGGCGCCGACCGCGATGCGCGTGATGCGAAGTGGCTCGAACTTCGCAAGGAATTCGAGTCGGGCGTCGACTGGACGGGACTCGAACGTGAGCGAGTAGGCCGTTGGTATCGTCAGCTCCATATCTTCGAGCTGCCGTTCTACTACATAGAATACGGGCTGGCCCAACTCGGCGCGCTACAGGTGTTCCGCAACGCTGTGGCCGACGCCGGTGATGCCGTCGCGGCATACAAGCGTTTCCTCAAGCTCGGCGGCACCCGACCGCTGCCCGAACTCTACGCTGCGGCCGGCGTAAAACTCGTGTTCGATGCGGAAACGATGGCGGAACTCGTGGCCTTCGCTGAAGAGCGCATTGCGGCGTTACGCGCTGGTGCCGATGCGCCGTTTCGTGGGGTGGTGCCCGTCTGATCCGGCTGGTTGCACGAAACTTTTGCCTCCCGCGATCGTATCCCGGACATGACCCTTTCTCTCGGAGCTTCAATGCGATTCGCACGACACGTCGGCGTGGCAGCACTGGTCCTCAGCGCAGTCTCTGCGCGTGCCCACGCGCAGCTGCCCACTGTTCAGCAGGTGTTCGATAAATTCGCGACGGCGGTCGGTGGTCGGGAGGCGTGGTCGAAGGTGCAAGGCCGCAGCGACAAGGGTACGGCCGACATCACGTTCGCGGGCATCTCCGGCAGCTACGAGCGGCACAGCGGCGCGCCGAACAAAATGCGCATGATCATCGACCTCGGCATGGCCAAGGTCGATCAGGGCTTCGACGGCACCGTCGGCTGGGCCGTGCAGCCGATGGCGCAGGCGCAGCGCATGCCCGCCGAGCAGGAGCGGTCCCTCGGCGAGTCCATGCAGGTGGGCGCGGCGTTTCTCGATGTCAGCCGATTCGCCAAAGCGTCGGTCGACGCCAAGGAAATGTTCGACGGTGTGGAGTGCTACAAGCTCTCCATCACCTCGAAGTTGGGCGAAGAGCGCAGCGAATACTTCGAGGTGGCGACCGGTCTGCGTCGCGGTGCCGTCACGAAGACGCCCATGGGTGAGCAGAAGTCGATGTTCCGCGACTACAAGGCGTTCGAAGGCAAGCAGATTGCCACCAAAGTCGTGCAGGTCACGCCGCAGGGCGACGTGATTCTCACCACCACCGAAGTGTCCTTCACGCCCCCGGATCCGTCGCTGTTCAAGGCACCGGACGGGATCGCGAAGTAGCGCGGCCGAGTACACGCCCCGCCAGCGCAATTCCGCTCAGCCACGCGCGCTCTACCGAAGGGTGAGAGCGTCGCGTGGCGCCAGCGGCGCCCCAGTCGCCGCAGGCGCCGATCCCTCGCGACTCGTCGAACACACACGCGTCGTCAAGACCCGTCTGCACCCGGGCATAGCGCCACCGATGGGAGACGGCGTAGGTGATGTCGCCCGCGATCTGAAGCTGCGTGCGCAGCGCGTCGGACACCCACGATGCGATGTCGGCCGGCTCCGACTCGATGTGATCGGCGCTCCAGCCGCCTTCACTGTGCACCACCCAGGCCTCGTCCGTGGAGCGACCCCTGCGCGAGGACTGCCGCCAGGCCCGATGCAACATCGGGAGGTCGGTGCGTAGCTCTCCACCCACGAGTGACTCGCTGACCAGCGCCGGCGGTGGAGCGTCAAACACAATCATGCTGCTCCAGCAGGGGAGCATGCTGACTCCAGCCAGCGACTGTGCAAACGCCACTGGCTGCTCGATCGTGCTCATCAGCACAGCGGCCTGTGGCGCGGGCGTGGCCAGGAGAACGATGTCACAGTCGTGTGCAGCCCCTTCGCGGTCTGTAATCGCCCATCCAGCGCCCGCACGGGCGATCGACGCCACGTGCACCCCGGTCTTCACCGTGAGGTCGCGCGCCAGGTGCTTCGGCAATGTGTTCATGCCACGCGCGCCTACGTACTCACCCTCGTGCATCGGCTGCAGGACACCATCCTGGATCCACGATTCGGCGTAGCGCGCCAGACGAGCGTCATCGAGTCGGAGGGACGGCGCGCCATGGTCGAACATCCACTGGCCTTCGCGGCGCGTACTGATCCGCCCGCCCACACCGCGACTCTTGTCCAGGACAGTCACCGCGATGCCGTGATCATGCAGCGTGCGCGCGCACGAGAGCCCGGAGATTCCCGCGCCGAT
This genomic interval carries:
- a CDS encoding aldehyde dehydrogenase family protein; this encodes MATTTTPTGGTVREIFDAMSYGPAPEGDAIVRAWLAGHQNRFGHYIGGVFTDAAADESFEVHDPSSGALLAHVAQGSARDVDAAVAAARAALPGWQALDDHARARWIYAIARGIQKHARHFAVLESIDNGKPIRETRDIDIPLVARHFSYHAGWAQLLSAEFPGQHAYGVVGQVIPWNFPLLMLAWKVAPALAAGNTVVLKPAEFTPLTALRFAELMQEIGLPPGVFNLVTGDGRTGAAMVDHPDVDKIAFTGSTDVGRAIRVATAGSGKGLSLELGGKSPFVVFEDADLDSVVEGVVDAIWFNQGQVCCAGSRLLVQEGVADQLIAKLRDRMERLRIGAPLDKAIDMGAIVAPVQLERIKQLCAQGVEEGATCWQPSWATPAEGSFHPPTLFTNVAPSATIAQVEIFGPVLVSMTFRTPEEAVALANNTPFGLAASVWSENINLALDIAPKLKCGVVWINSTNLFDAAAGFGGYRESGFGREGGREGLGEYLKPIRSHEPAPSPVDDSAAPVVLAESDDVADAALTASALPAMDRTPKMFIGGKQARSDSGYSRRILGANGRVVGEVGDGNRKDLRNAVEAAHAGAGWSKLTGHQRSQILFYIAENLSARELEFAARLSAMTGASAVDAMREVEASISRLFTYGAWADKHDGAVHDVPLRGVALAMHEPIGVVGVACPDPYPLLGLVSLIAPLLAAGNRVVAVPSERYPLSATDFYSVLETSDVPSGVVNIVTGPRDALAKVLAEHDDVEAVWYVGSRAGATAVEKASAANLKRTWTEWDGREWLDPRVGEGREFLRRAVQVKNIWIPYGE
- a CDS encoding M3 family oligoendopeptidase, producing MRPNSNIMIELPASPEAFRDAAWDDILPYYEHLATIHLEATTSVVESWLSTWSRLDTLVGEAGTLAMIAYTGNTADTAAETAYLRFSMEIFPKLEEQGVRLAKRLLDLGWSRDDLETTIRRFRTDIEIFREANVARFSQIEELSAGYQKITGGLSVDWDGTPKTIPQLQPYLKSADRAERERAFRLGAEAYMVKRDEFADLFDSMYVLRDAVAKEAGFADYQRYCFAAKHRFDYTPEDTARFHDAVKQTVTPAVARLMEHRRESLGVAVLRPWDVTVDLNADEPLKPFADVETFIDRASNIFQRVDPELGGQFRIMADEKLLDLESRPGKAPGGYCTDLSFRGRPFIFMNAVGVPDDVQTLVHEAGHCFHDFATHSLPFTWQRRTGHEAAELASMSMELLAMPYFVAPDGYYTPDEARVAWLEHLEDVLGSLVHIASVDAFQAWIYTDPAGADRDARDAKWLELRKEFESGVDWTGLERERVGRWYRQLHIFELPFYYIEYGLAQLGALQVFRNAVADAGDAVAAYKRFLKLGGTRPLPELYAAAGVKLVFDAETMAELVAFAEERIAALRAGADAPFRGVVPV